The following are encoded in a window of Spea bombifrons isolate aSpeBom1 chromosome 2, aSpeBom1.2.pri, whole genome shotgun sequence genomic DNA:
- the RNF41 gene encoding E3 ubiquitin-protein ligase NRDP1, translating to MGYDVTRFQGDVDEDLICPICSGVLEEPVQAPHCEHAFCNACITQWFSQQQTCPVDRSVVTVAHLRPVPRIMRNMLSKLQITCDNAIFGCTTIVRLDNLMSHLNDCEHNPKRPVTCEQGCGLEMPKDELPNHNCIKHLRSVVQQQQTRIGELEKAAAESKHQLAEQKRDIQLLKAYMRAIRSANPNLQNLEETIEYNEILEWVNSLQPARVTRWGGMISTPDAVLQAVIKRSLVESGCPASIVNELIENAHERNWPQGLATLETRQMNRRYYENYVAKRIPGKQAVVVMACENRHMGDDMVLEPGLVMIFAHGVEEI from the exons ATGGGGTATGATGTAACACGCTTCCAGGGTGATGTGGACGAGGATCTTATATGCCCCATCTGCAGTGGGGTCCTGGAGGAGCCAGTCCAA gCTCCTCACTGTGAGCACGCCTTCTGCAATGCCTGCATCACCCAGTGGTTCTCACAGCAGCAGACCTGTCCGGTGGACCGCAGTGTTGTGACAGTCGCCCACCTGCGCCCAGTTCCCCGCATCATGCGGAATATGCTCTCCAAGCTGCAGATTACATGCGACAACGCAATTTTCGGCTGTACAACCATTGTGCGACTTGACAACCTCATGTCTCACCTTAACGACTGTGAACATAACCCAAAGCGACCGGTGACATGCGAGCAGGGATGCGG TCTGGAAATGCCCAAAGATGAACTACCAAACCACAACTGCATAAAGCACCTCCGCTCTgtagtgcagcagcagcagaccaGGATAGGGGAGCTGGAGAAAGCGGCTGCTGAGAGCAAGCATCAGCTGGCAGAGCAG AAACGTGACATCCAGCTGCTGAAGGCCTATATGCGAGCGATTCGTAGTGCCAATCCAAATCTTCAAAATTTAGAGGAGACAATAGAATACAATGAAATACTTGA GTGGGTGAACTCCTTACAACCAGCACGAGTGACCAGATGGGGTGGCATGATCTCCACGCCAGATGCAGTGCTACAGGCGGTTATTAAGCGATCACTTGTGGAAAGCGGCTGCCCAGCTTCTATTGTTAATGAGTTAATCGAGAATGCCCATGAGCGCAATTGGCCACAAGGCCTGGCAACTCTTGAGACACGGCAGATGAACAGACGGTATTACGAGAACTATGTTGCAAAAAGGATTCCTGGAAAGCAGGCTGTAGTGGTGATGGCCTGCGAAAATCGGCATATGGGGGACGACATGGTTCTGGAACCCGGTCTTGTGATGATCTTTGCTCACGGTGTTGAAGAAATTTAG